The Plutella xylostella chromosome 9, ilPluXylo3.1, whole genome shotgun sequence genome has a segment encoding these proteins:
- the LOC105384426 gene encoding glutamate-gated chloride channel isoform X7: MGWSTAAARALPLLMLGCVSVSALTSDIFAAGKSDKEILDNLLKNSRYDKRLLPPVDDPDFCCGLTSPNDSLAQNRVGLSSLRPRSHNRGVLTVNVSVLLLSLASPDESSLKYEVEFLLQQQWYDPRLRYSNQSHYDFLNAIHHHEDIWLPDTYFIMHGDFKEFSQHSWDPIIPMHFALRIYRNGTINYLMRRHLILSCQGRLNIFPFDDPLCSFALESISYESSAITYVWKNDEDTLRKSPSLTTLNAYLIQNQTIPCPIKASWRAEGYSLYEEDEELTCNLCQRRFEEQGNYSCLKVDLIFTRDRAFYFTTVFIPGIILVTSSFITFWLEWNAVPARSMIGNYSCLKVDLIFTRDRSFYFTTVFIPGIILVTSSFITFWLEWNAVPARVMIGVTTMLNFFTTSNGFRSTLPVVSNLTAMNVWDGVCMCFIYASLLEFVCVNYVGRKRPLHNVVYRPGENPVTQPADKKRDSTGAAELVNCAACSAGPPGACTHTTNNGGVTEPCFVQVRKKEPPHPIRVAKTIDVIARITFPTAYAVFLIFFFIHYKAFS, from the exons CTTCGCAGCAGGCAAGTCGGACAAGGAGATCCTGGACAACCTGCTGAAGAACTCCCGCTACGACAAGCGTCTGCTGCCTCCTGTCGACG ATCCAGATTTCTGTTGTGGTCTAACTTCTCCGAACGACTCGCTAGCTCAGAACCGAGTGGGGCTGTCCTCGCTGCGGCCGCGCTCGCACAACCGCG GTGTCCTTACAGTAAATGTCAGCGTCTTGCTACTTAGTCTAGCGTCTCCAGATGAATCTAGTCTT AAATACGAAGTGGAGTTTCTTCTCCAGCAGCAATGGTACGACCCTCGGCTGCGCTACTCCAACCAGTCTCACTACGACTTCCTGAACGCCATCCACCACCACGAGGATATCTGGCTGCCTGACACCTACTTCATCATGCATGGAGACTTCAAG GAGTTTTCACAACATTCATGG GACCCGATTATCCCGATGCACTTCGCGTTGCGCATCTACAGGAACGGGACCATCAACTACTTGATGAGAAGACACCTGATCCTGAGTTGTCAGGGTCGACTCAACATTTTCCCATTTGATGACCCATTGTGTTCATTTGCCTTAGAAAGTA TATCGTACGAGTCGTCGGCGATCACGTACGTGTGGAAGAATGACGAGGACACGCTGCGCAAGTCGCCGTCGCTGACGACGCTCAACGCGTACCTCATCCAGAACCAGACCATCCCCTGCCCCATCAAGGCCAGCTGGCGAG CTGAGGGTTACTCACTTTACGAGGAAGACGAAGAGCTGACATGTAATCTTTGCCAGAGACGGTTTGAGGAACAAG GTAACTACAGCTGTCTTAAGGTGGATCTGATCTTCACGAGGGACCGAGCGTTCTACTTTACCACAGTTTTTATTCCGGGAATTATATTAGTGACCTCCTCGTTTATCACGTTCTGGCTGGAGTGGAACGCGGTGCCCGCGCGCTCCATGATAG GTAATTATAGCTGCCTAAAAGTGGATCTCATCTTCACACGGGATCGATCATTTTACTTCACTACAGTTTTCATTCCTGGCATCATTTTGGTGACATCATCGTTCATAACTTTTTGGCTGGAGTGGAACGCAGTGCCTGCTAGAGTCATGATCG GTGTAACAACAATGTTGAACTTTTTCACCACTTCCAACGGTTTCCGCTCGACGCTGCCCGTGGTGTCCAACCTGACTGCCATGAACGTGTGGGACGGCGTGTGCATGTGCTTCATCTACGCCTCCCTGCTCGAGTTCGTGTGCGTGAACTACGTCGGCAGGAAGCGCCCTCTCCACAACGTGGTCTACCGGCCCGGCGAGAACCCCGTCACCCAG CCT gCGGATAAGAAGCGGGATTCCACGGGCGCGGCAGAGCTGGTGAACTGCGCGGCGTGCAGCGCCGGCCCGCCAGGCGCCTGCACGCATACCACCAACAATGGCGGGGTCACCGAG CCGTGTTTCGTCCAGGTGCGCAAGAAAGAGCCGCCGCACCCCATCCGCGTGGCGAAGACCATCGACGTGATTGCGCGTATCACCTTCCCCACCGCGTACGCCGTGTTCCtcatcttcttcttcatcCACTACAAAGCCTTCTCTTAA
- the LOC105384426 gene encoding glutamate-gated chloride channel isoform X1 produces the protein MGWSTAAARALPLLMLGCVSVSALTSDIFAAGKSDKEILDNLLKNSRYDKRLLPPVDDPDFCCGLTSPNDSLAQNRVGLSSLRPRSHNRGVLTVNVSVLLLSLASPDESSLKYEVEFLLQQQWYDPRLRYSNQSHYDFLNAIHHHEDIWLPDTYFIMHGDFKEFSQHSWDPIIPMHFALRIYRNGTINYLMRRHLILSCQGRLNIFPFDDPLCSFALESISYESSAITYVWKNDEDTLRKSPSLTTLNAYLIQNQTIPCPIKASWRAEGYSLYEEDEELTCNLCQRRFEEQGNYSCLKVDLIFTRDRAFYFTTVFIPGIILVTSSFITFWLEWNAVPARSMIGNYSCLKVDLIFTRDRSFYFTTVFIPGIILVTSSFITFWLEWNAVPARVMIGVTTMLNFFTTSNGFRSTLPVVSNLTAMNVWDGVCMCFIYASLLEFVCVNYVGRKRPLHNVVYRPGENPVTQRLPAVLSRIGIILASPLEAMALYHWATSETETPQPETSGAADKKRDSTGAAELVNCAACSAGPPGACTHTTNNGGVTEPCFVQVRKKEPPHPIRVAKTIDVIARITFPTAYAVFLIFFFIHYKAFS, from the exons CTTCGCAGCAGGCAAGTCGGACAAGGAGATCCTGGACAACCTGCTGAAGAACTCCCGCTACGACAAGCGTCTGCTGCCTCCTGTCGACG ATCCAGATTTCTGTTGTGGTCTAACTTCTCCGAACGACTCGCTAGCTCAGAACCGAGTGGGGCTGTCCTCGCTGCGGCCGCGCTCGCACAACCGCG GTGTCCTTACAGTAAATGTCAGCGTCTTGCTACTTAGTCTAGCGTCTCCAGATGAATCTAGTCTT AAATACGAAGTGGAGTTTCTTCTCCAGCAGCAATGGTACGACCCTCGGCTGCGCTACTCCAACCAGTCTCACTACGACTTCCTGAACGCCATCCACCACCACGAGGATATCTGGCTGCCTGACACCTACTTCATCATGCATGGAGACTTCAAG GAGTTTTCACAACATTCATGG GACCCGATTATCCCGATGCACTTCGCGTTGCGCATCTACAGGAACGGGACCATCAACTACTTGATGAGAAGACACCTGATCCTGAGTTGTCAGGGTCGACTCAACATTTTCCCATTTGATGACCCATTGTGTTCATTTGCCTTAGAAAGTA TATCGTACGAGTCGTCGGCGATCACGTACGTGTGGAAGAATGACGAGGACACGCTGCGCAAGTCGCCGTCGCTGACGACGCTCAACGCGTACCTCATCCAGAACCAGACCATCCCCTGCCCCATCAAGGCCAGCTGGCGAG CTGAGGGTTACTCACTTTACGAGGAAGACGAAGAGCTGACATGTAATCTTTGCCAGAGACGGTTTGAGGAACAAG GTAACTACAGCTGTCTTAAGGTGGATCTGATCTTCACGAGGGACCGAGCGTTCTACTTTACCACAGTTTTTATTCCGGGAATTATATTAGTGACCTCCTCGTTTATCACGTTCTGGCTGGAGTGGAACGCGGTGCCCGCGCGCTCCATGATAG GTAATTATAGCTGCCTAAAAGTGGATCTCATCTTCACACGGGATCGATCATTTTACTTCACTACAGTTTTCATTCCTGGCATCATTTTGGTGACATCATCGTTCATAACTTTTTGGCTGGAGTGGAACGCAGTGCCTGCTAGAGTCATGATCG GTGTAACAACAATGTTGAACTTTTTCACCACTTCCAACGGTTTCCGCTCGACGCTGCCCGTGGTGTCCAACCTGACTGCCATGAACGTGTGGGACGGCGTGTGCATGTGCTTCATCTACGCCTCCCTGCTCGAGTTCGTGTGCGTGAACTACGTCGGCAGGAAGCGCCCTCTCCACAACGTGGTCTACCGGCCCGGCGAGAACCCCGTCACCCAG CGACTACCCGCAGTTCTGAGCAGAATTGGCATTATTCTGGCCAGCCCCTTG gAGGCGATGGCTCTGTACCATTGGGCCACTTCTGAAACTGAAACACCGCAACCGGAGACTAGTGGTGCT gCGGATAAGAAGCGGGATTCCACGGGCGCGGCAGAGCTGGTGAACTGCGCGGCGTGCAGCGCCGGCCCGCCAGGCGCCTGCACGCATACCACCAACAATGGCGGGGTCACCGAG CCGTGTTTCGTCCAGGTGCGCAAGAAAGAGCCGCCGCACCCCATCCGCGTGGCGAAGACCATCGACGTGATTGCGCGTATCACCTTCCCCACCGCGTACGCCGTGTTCCtcatcttcttcttcatcCACTACAAAGCCTTCTCTTAA
- the LOC105384426 gene encoding glutamate-gated chloride channel isoform X22 has translation MGWSTAAARALPLLMLGCVSVSALTSDIFAAGKSDKEILDNLLKNSRYDKRLLPPVDGVLTVNVSVLLLSLASPDESSLKYEVEFLLQQQWYDPRLRYSNQSHYDFLNAIHHHEDIWLPDTYFIMHGDFKEFSQHSWDPIIPMHFALRIYRNGTINYLMRRHLILSCQGRLNIFPFDDPLCSFALESISYESSAITYVWKNDEDTLRKSPSLTTLNAYLIQNQTIPCPIKASWRGNYSCLKVDLIFTRDRAFYFTTVFIPGIILVTSSFITFWLEWNAVPARSMIGVTTMLNFFTTSNGFRSTLPVVSNLTAMNVWDGVCMCFIYASLLEFVCVNYVGRKRPLHNVVYRPGENPVTQPADKKRDSTGAAELVNCAACSAGPPGACTHTTNNGGVTEPCFVQVRKKEPPHPIRVAKTIDVIARITFPTAYAVFLIFFFIHYKAFS, from the exons CTTCGCAGCAGGCAAGTCGGACAAGGAGATCCTGGACAACCTGCTGAAGAACTCCCGCTACGACAAGCGTCTGCTGCCTCCTGTCGACG GTGTCCTTACAGTAAATGTCAGCGTCTTGCTACTTAGTCTAGCGTCTCCAGATGAATCTAGTCTT AAATACGAAGTGGAGTTTCTTCTCCAGCAGCAATGGTACGACCCTCGGCTGCGCTACTCCAACCAGTCTCACTACGACTTCCTGAACGCCATCCACCACCACGAGGATATCTGGCTGCCTGACACCTACTTCATCATGCATGGAGACTTCAAG GAGTTTTCACAACATTCATGG GACCCGATTATCCCGATGCACTTCGCGTTGCGCATCTACAGGAACGGGACCATCAACTACTTGATGAGAAGACACCTGATCCTGAGTTGTCAGGGTCGACTCAACATTTTCCCATTTGATGACCCATTGTGTTCATTTGCCTTAGAAAGTA TATCGTACGAGTCGTCGGCGATCACGTACGTGTGGAAGAATGACGAGGACACGCTGCGCAAGTCGCCGTCGCTGACGACGCTCAACGCGTACCTCATCCAGAACCAGACCATCCCCTGCCCCATCAAGGCCAGCTGGCGAG GTAACTACAGCTGTCTTAAGGTGGATCTGATCTTCACGAGGGACCGAGCGTTCTACTTTACCACAGTTTTTATTCCGGGAATTATATTAGTGACCTCCTCGTTTATCACGTTCTGGCTGGAGTGGAACGCGGTGCCCGCGCGCTCCATGATAG GTGTAACAACAATGTTGAACTTTTTCACCACTTCCAACGGTTTCCGCTCGACGCTGCCCGTGGTGTCCAACCTGACTGCCATGAACGTGTGGGACGGCGTGTGCATGTGCTTCATCTACGCCTCCCTGCTCGAGTTCGTGTGCGTGAACTACGTCGGCAGGAAGCGCCCTCTCCACAACGTGGTCTACCGGCCCGGCGAGAACCCCGTCACCCAG CCT gCGGATAAGAAGCGGGATTCCACGGGCGCGGCAGAGCTGGTGAACTGCGCGGCGTGCAGCGCCGGCCCGCCAGGCGCCTGCACGCATACCACCAACAATGGCGGGGTCACCGAG CCGTGTTTCGTCCAGGTGCGCAAGAAAGAGCCGCCGCACCCCATCCGCGTGGCGAAGACCATCGACGTGATTGCGCGTATCACCTTCCCCACCGCGTACGCCGTGTTCCtcatcttcttcttcatcCACTACAAAGCCTTCTCTTAA
- the LOC105384426 gene encoding glutamate-gated chloride channel isoform X20, translated as MGWSTAAARALPLLMLGCVSVSALTSDIFAAGKSDKEILDNLLKNSRYDKRLLPPVDGVLTVNVSVLLLSLASPDESSLKYEVEFLLQQQWYDPRLRYSNQSHYDFLNAIHHHEDIWLPDTYFIMHGDFKDPIIPMHFALRIYRNGTINYLMRRHLILSCQGRLNIFPFDDPLCSFALESISYESSAITYVWKNDEDTLRKSPSLTTLNAYLIQNQTIPCPIKASWRGNYSCLKVDLIFTRDRAFYFTTVFIPGIILVTSSFITFWLEWNAVPARSMIGVTTMLNFFTTSNGFRSTLPVVSNLTAMNVWDGVCMCFIYASLLEFVCVNYVGRKRPLHNVVYRPGENPVTQRLPAVLSRIGIILASPLEAMALYHWATSETETPQPETSGAADKKRDSTGAAELVNCAACSAGPPGACTHTTNNGGVTEPCFVQVRKKEPPHPIRVAKTIDVIARITFPTAYAVFLIFFFIHYKAFS; from the exons CTTCGCAGCAGGCAAGTCGGACAAGGAGATCCTGGACAACCTGCTGAAGAACTCCCGCTACGACAAGCGTCTGCTGCCTCCTGTCGACG GTGTCCTTACAGTAAATGTCAGCGTCTTGCTACTTAGTCTAGCGTCTCCAGATGAATCTAGTCTT AAATACGAAGTGGAGTTTCTTCTCCAGCAGCAATGGTACGACCCTCGGCTGCGCTACTCCAACCAGTCTCACTACGACTTCCTGAACGCCATCCACCACCACGAGGATATCTGGCTGCCTGACACCTACTTCATCATGCATGGAGACTTCAAG GACCCGATTATCCCGATGCACTTCGCGTTGCGCATCTACAGGAACGGGACCATCAACTACTTGATGAGAAGACACCTGATCCTGAGTTGTCAGGGTCGACTCAACATTTTCCCATTTGATGACCCATTGTGTTCATTTGCCTTAGAAAGTA TATCGTACGAGTCGTCGGCGATCACGTACGTGTGGAAGAATGACGAGGACACGCTGCGCAAGTCGCCGTCGCTGACGACGCTCAACGCGTACCTCATCCAGAACCAGACCATCCCCTGCCCCATCAAGGCCAGCTGGCGAG GTAACTACAGCTGTCTTAAGGTGGATCTGATCTTCACGAGGGACCGAGCGTTCTACTTTACCACAGTTTTTATTCCGGGAATTATATTAGTGACCTCCTCGTTTATCACGTTCTGGCTGGAGTGGAACGCGGTGCCCGCGCGCTCCATGATAG GTGTAACAACAATGTTGAACTTTTTCACCACTTCCAACGGTTTCCGCTCGACGCTGCCCGTGGTGTCCAACCTGACTGCCATGAACGTGTGGGACGGCGTGTGCATGTGCTTCATCTACGCCTCCCTGCTCGAGTTCGTGTGCGTGAACTACGTCGGCAGGAAGCGCCCTCTCCACAACGTGGTCTACCGGCCCGGCGAGAACCCCGTCACCCAG CGACTACCCGCAGTTCTGAGCAGAATTGGCATTATTCTGGCCAGCCCCTTG gAGGCGATGGCTCTGTACCATTGGGCCACTTCTGAAACTGAAACACCGCAACCGGAGACTAGTGGTGCT gCGGATAAGAAGCGGGATTCCACGGGCGCGGCAGAGCTGGTGAACTGCGCGGCGTGCAGCGCCGGCCCGCCAGGCGCCTGCACGCATACCACCAACAATGGCGGGGTCACCGAG CCGTGTTTCGTCCAGGTGCGCAAGAAAGAGCCGCCGCACCCCATCCGCGTGGCGAAGACCATCGACGTGATTGCGCGTATCACCTTCCCCACCGCGTACGCCGTGTTCCtcatcttcttcttcatcCACTACAAAGCCTTCTCTTAA
- the LOC105384426 gene encoding glutamate-gated chloride channel isoform X17, whose amino-acid sequence MGWSTAAARALPLLMLGCVSVSALTSDIFAAGKSDKEILDNLLKNSRYDKRLLPPVDGVLTVNVSVLLLSLASPDESSLKYEVEFLLQQQWYDPRLRYSNQSHYDFLNAIHHHEDIWLPDTYFIMHGDFKEFSQHSWDPIIPMHFALRIYRNGTINYLMRRHLILSCQGRLNIFPFDDPLCSFALESISYESSAITYVWKNDEDTLRKSPSLTTLNAYLIQNQTIPCPIKASWRGNYSCLKVDLIFTRDRSFYFTTVFIPGIILVTSSFITFWLEWNAVPARVMIGVTTMLNFFTTSNGFRSTLPVVSNLTAMNVWDGVCMCFIYASLLEFVCVNYVGRKRPLHNVVYRPGENPVTQRLPAVLSRIGIILASPLEAMALYHWATSETETPQPETSGAADKKRDSTGAAELVNCAACSAGPPGACTHTTNNGGVTEPCFVQVRKKEPPHPIRVAKTIDVIARITFPTAYAVFLIFFFIHYKAFS is encoded by the exons CTTCGCAGCAGGCAAGTCGGACAAGGAGATCCTGGACAACCTGCTGAAGAACTCCCGCTACGACAAGCGTCTGCTGCCTCCTGTCGACG GTGTCCTTACAGTAAATGTCAGCGTCTTGCTACTTAGTCTAGCGTCTCCAGATGAATCTAGTCTT AAATACGAAGTGGAGTTTCTTCTCCAGCAGCAATGGTACGACCCTCGGCTGCGCTACTCCAACCAGTCTCACTACGACTTCCTGAACGCCATCCACCACCACGAGGATATCTGGCTGCCTGACACCTACTTCATCATGCATGGAGACTTCAAG GAGTTTTCACAACATTCATGG GACCCGATTATCCCGATGCACTTCGCGTTGCGCATCTACAGGAACGGGACCATCAACTACTTGATGAGAAGACACCTGATCCTGAGTTGTCAGGGTCGACTCAACATTTTCCCATTTGATGACCCATTGTGTTCATTTGCCTTAGAAAGTA TATCGTACGAGTCGTCGGCGATCACGTACGTGTGGAAGAATGACGAGGACACGCTGCGCAAGTCGCCGTCGCTGACGACGCTCAACGCGTACCTCATCCAGAACCAGACCATCCCCTGCCCCATCAAGGCCAGCTGGCGAG GTAATTATAGCTGCCTAAAAGTGGATCTCATCTTCACACGGGATCGATCATTTTACTTCACTACAGTTTTCATTCCTGGCATCATTTTGGTGACATCATCGTTCATAACTTTTTGGCTGGAGTGGAACGCAGTGCCTGCTAGAGTCATGATCG GTGTAACAACAATGTTGAACTTTTTCACCACTTCCAACGGTTTCCGCTCGACGCTGCCCGTGGTGTCCAACCTGACTGCCATGAACGTGTGGGACGGCGTGTGCATGTGCTTCATCTACGCCTCCCTGCTCGAGTTCGTGTGCGTGAACTACGTCGGCAGGAAGCGCCCTCTCCACAACGTGGTCTACCGGCCCGGCGAGAACCCCGTCACCCAG CGACTACCCGCAGTTCTGAGCAGAATTGGCATTATTCTGGCCAGCCCCTTG gAGGCGATGGCTCTGTACCATTGGGCCACTTCTGAAACTGAAACACCGCAACCGGAGACTAGTGGTGCT gCGGATAAGAAGCGGGATTCCACGGGCGCGGCAGAGCTGGTGAACTGCGCGGCGTGCAGCGCCGGCCCGCCAGGCGCCTGCACGCATACCACCAACAATGGCGGGGTCACCGAG CCGTGTTTCGTCCAGGTGCGCAAGAAAGAGCCGCCGCACCCCATCCGCGTGGCGAAGACCATCGACGTGATTGCGCGTATCACCTTCCCCACCGCGTACGCCGTGTTCCtcatcttcttcttcatcCACTACAAAGCCTTCTCTTAA
- the LOC105384426 gene encoding glutamate-gated chloride channel isoform X16, which translates to MGWSTAAARALPLLMLGCVSVSALTSDIFAAGKSDKEILDNLLKNSRYDKRLLPPVDGVLTVNVSVLLLSLASPDESSLKYEVEFLLQQQWYDPRLRYSNQSHYDFLNAIHHHEDIWLPDTYFIMHGDFKDPIIPMHFALRIYRNGTINYLMRRHLILSCQGRLNIFPFDDPLCSFALESISYESSAITYVWKNDEDTLRKSPSLTTLNAYLIQNQTIPCPIKASWRAEGYSLYEEDEELTCNLCQRRFEEQGNYSCLKVDLIFTRDRAFYFTTVFIPGIILVTSSFITFWLEWNAVPARSMIGVTTMLNFFTTSNGFRSTLPVVSNLTAMNVWDGVCMCFIYASLLEFVCVNYVGRKRPLHNVVYRPGENPVTQRLPAVLSRIGIILASPLEAMALYHWATSETETPQPETSGAADKKRDSTGAAELVNCAACSAGPPGACTHTTNNGGVTEPCFVQVRKKEPPHPIRVAKTIDVIARITFPTAYAVFLIFFFIHYKAFS; encoded by the exons CTTCGCAGCAGGCAAGTCGGACAAGGAGATCCTGGACAACCTGCTGAAGAACTCCCGCTACGACAAGCGTCTGCTGCCTCCTGTCGACG GTGTCCTTACAGTAAATGTCAGCGTCTTGCTACTTAGTCTAGCGTCTCCAGATGAATCTAGTCTT AAATACGAAGTGGAGTTTCTTCTCCAGCAGCAATGGTACGACCCTCGGCTGCGCTACTCCAACCAGTCTCACTACGACTTCCTGAACGCCATCCACCACCACGAGGATATCTGGCTGCCTGACACCTACTTCATCATGCATGGAGACTTCAAG GACCCGATTATCCCGATGCACTTCGCGTTGCGCATCTACAGGAACGGGACCATCAACTACTTGATGAGAAGACACCTGATCCTGAGTTGTCAGGGTCGACTCAACATTTTCCCATTTGATGACCCATTGTGTTCATTTGCCTTAGAAAGTA TATCGTACGAGTCGTCGGCGATCACGTACGTGTGGAAGAATGACGAGGACACGCTGCGCAAGTCGCCGTCGCTGACGACGCTCAACGCGTACCTCATCCAGAACCAGACCATCCCCTGCCCCATCAAGGCCAGCTGGCGAG CTGAGGGTTACTCACTTTACGAGGAAGACGAAGAGCTGACATGTAATCTTTGCCAGAGACGGTTTGAGGAACAAG GTAACTACAGCTGTCTTAAGGTGGATCTGATCTTCACGAGGGACCGAGCGTTCTACTTTACCACAGTTTTTATTCCGGGAATTATATTAGTGACCTCCTCGTTTATCACGTTCTGGCTGGAGTGGAACGCGGTGCCCGCGCGCTCCATGATAG GTGTAACAACAATGTTGAACTTTTTCACCACTTCCAACGGTTTCCGCTCGACGCTGCCCGTGGTGTCCAACCTGACTGCCATGAACGTGTGGGACGGCGTGTGCATGTGCTTCATCTACGCCTCCCTGCTCGAGTTCGTGTGCGTGAACTACGTCGGCAGGAAGCGCCCTCTCCACAACGTGGTCTACCGGCCCGGCGAGAACCCCGTCACCCAG CGACTACCCGCAGTTCTGAGCAGAATTGGCATTATTCTGGCCAGCCCCTTG gAGGCGATGGCTCTGTACCATTGGGCCACTTCTGAAACTGAAACACCGCAACCGGAGACTAGTGGTGCT gCGGATAAGAAGCGGGATTCCACGGGCGCGGCAGAGCTGGTGAACTGCGCGGCGTGCAGCGCCGGCCCGCCAGGCGCCTGCACGCATACCACCAACAATGGCGGGGTCACCGAG CCGTGTTTCGTCCAGGTGCGCAAGAAAGAGCCGCCGCACCCCATCCGCGTGGCGAAGACCATCGACGTGATTGCGCGTATCACCTTCCCCACCGCGTACGCCGTGTTCCtcatcttcttcttcatcCACTACAAAGCCTTCTCTTAA
- the LOC105384426 gene encoding glutamate-gated chloride channel isoform X23, with protein sequence MGWSTAAARALPLLMLGCVSVSALTSDIFAAGKSDKEILDNLLKNSRYDKRLLPPVDGVLTVNVSVLLLSLASPDESSLKYEVEFLLQQQWYDPRLRYSNQSHYDFLNAIHHHEDIWLPDTYFIMHGDFKDPIIPMHFALRIYRNGTINYLMRRHLILSCQGRLNIFPFDDPLCSFALESISYESSAITYVWKNDEDTLRKSPSLTTLNAYLIQNQTIPCPIKASWRGNYSCLKVDLIFTRDRAFYFTTVFIPGIILVTSSFITFWLEWNAVPARSMIGVTTMLNFFTTSNGFRSTLPVVSNLTAMNVWDGVCMCFIYASLLEFVCVNYVGRKRPLHNVVYRPGENPVTQPADKKRDSTGAAELVNCAACSAGPPGACTHTTNNGGVTEPCFVQVRKKEPPHPIRVAKTIDVIARITFPTAYAVFLIFFFIHYKAFS encoded by the exons CTTCGCAGCAGGCAAGTCGGACAAGGAGATCCTGGACAACCTGCTGAAGAACTCCCGCTACGACAAGCGTCTGCTGCCTCCTGTCGACG GTGTCCTTACAGTAAATGTCAGCGTCTTGCTACTTAGTCTAGCGTCTCCAGATGAATCTAGTCTT AAATACGAAGTGGAGTTTCTTCTCCAGCAGCAATGGTACGACCCTCGGCTGCGCTACTCCAACCAGTCTCACTACGACTTCCTGAACGCCATCCACCACCACGAGGATATCTGGCTGCCTGACACCTACTTCATCATGCATGGAGACTTCAAG GACCCGATTATCCCGATGCACTTCGCGTTGCGCATCTACAGGAACGGGACCATCAACTACTTGATGAGAAGACACCTGATCCTGAGTTGTCAGGGTCGACTCAACATTTTCCCATTTGATGACCCATTGTGTTCATTTGCCTTAGAAAGTA TATCGTACGAGTCGTCGGCGATCACGTACGTGTGGAAGAATGACGAGGACACGCTGCGCAAGTCGCCGTCGCTGACGACGCTCAACGCGTACCTCATCCAGAACCAGACCATCCCCTGCCCCATCAAGGCCAGCTGGCGAG GTAACTACAGCTGTCTTAAGGTGGATCTGATCTTCACGAGGGACCGAGCGTTCTACTTTACCACAGTTTTTATTCCGGGAATTATATTAGTGACCTCCTCGTTTATCACGTTCTGGCTGGAGTGGAACGCGGTGCCCGCGCGCTCCATGATAG GTGTAACAACAATGTTGAACTTTTTCACCACTTCCAACGGTTTCCGCTCGACGCTGCCCGTGGTGTCCAACCTGACTGCCATGAACGTGTGGGACGGCGTGTGCATGTGCTTCATCTACGCCTCCCTGCTCGAGTTCGTGTGCGTGAACTACGTCGGCAGGAAGCGCCCTCTCCACAACGTGGTCTACCGGCCCGGCGAGAACCCCGTCACCCAG CCT gCGGATAAGAAGCGGGATTCCACGGGCGCGGCAGAGCTGGTGAACTGCGCGGCGTGCAGCGCCGGCCCGCCAGGCGCCTGCACGCATACCACCAACAATGGCGGGGTCACCGAG CCGTGTTTCGTCCAGGTGCGCAAGAAAGAGCCGCCGCACCCCATCCGCGTGGCGAAGACCATCGACGTGATTGCGCGTATCACCTTCCCCACCGCGTACGCCGTGTTCCtcatcttcttcttcatcCACTACAAAGCCTTCTCTTAA